A portion of the Edaphobacter lichenicola genome contains these proteins:
- a CDS encoding TetR/AcrR family transcriptional regulator yields MNRESPQILGKTARAAGAKGATRAYHHGDLRASLIAAAREALETTAHEDISLKGLASHLGVSQPAPYRHFADRGDLLRAVATQGFQEFCAKLEPASGLSARRDFTRACEAYLSFAQSNRGLYRLMFASRLLKDSEGSELSKVADDAFILLLQRVRRCIGAQDALVNAVWIWSTLHGLAMLDAEQITSGPLAGHLTSGQVIRHMLKSMMRK; encoded by the coding sequence ATGAACCGCGAGTCACCGCAAATACTGGGAAAAACTGCTCGCGCTGCAGGAGCGAAGGGCGCCACGAGGGCCTATCACCATGGTGACCTCCGTGCTTCCCTCATCGCTGCTGCCCGTGAAGCGCTAGAAACGACTGCGCATGAAGACATATCCCTGAAGGGGTTGGCGTCTCACCTGGGTGTGTCTCAGCCTGCACCTTATCGACACTTTGCCGATCGAGGGGATCTGCTGAGGGCTGTGGCAACGCAAGGATTCCAGGAGTTTTGCGCCAAACTTGAACCTGCCTCCGGTCTAAGCGCACGCCGAGACTTTACGAGGGCCTGCGAGGCCTACCTGAGCTTTGCTCAAAGTAACCGCGGTCTGTACCGCCTGATGTTCGCATCACGCCTTTTGAAGGATTCGGAGGGGAGTGAGCTTAGCAAGGTGGCGGATGACGCATTCATCTTATTGCTCCAAAGAGTTCGACGGTGCATAGGAGCGCAGGATGCACTGGTAAACGCCGTCTGGATATGGTCTACGCTGCATGGGTTGGCGATGCTTGATGCTGAACAGATCACGTCTGGTCCGCTCGCGGGCCATCTCACGTCAGGACAGGTCATTCGTCATATGTTGAAATCAATGATGCGGAAGTGA
- a CDS encoding carotenoid oxygenase family protein, with protein MPELDLASIHLPHTNPYLMGNFAPVLTETTAFDLPVEGEIPLELEGRLLRIGPNPTGTPEEETHHWFMGSGMAHGLRLRGGKAEWYRNRFVVDDITASSLGRPPLPGPRNGRYKNVVNTNILDIAGRTYATVEAGGLPVELTYTLESSARSDFRGSLQHGFVAHPKLDPKTGELHAITYEPGLSNLSYIVVGKDGLSRSVAEIAVPNSPMVHDMGFTATKVIVLDLPVTFNKAEVGRSFPYTWNAQSPARVGLLPRSGNVAELRWFEAPACFVFHIMNAFDRDNTVVLDVVRHSHTFDQDRRGPSEAVPRLARWTIDLATGSLQESILEEHGCEFPRFNDAYAGQAYKYGYTASMEGLRFGPAYKHDVSTGRTEVHDYGPYCVTLEPVFVPKQAASAEDDGWIISFVYDAARDASDVVIVDAQAFSEAPVARIRLPVRVPFGFHGNWVPDPV; from the coding sequence ATGCCGGAACTCGACCTTGCAAGCATTCATCTTCCGCACACCAATCCTTATCTCATGGGAAACTTCGCTCCGGTCTTGACGGAAACCACTGCCTTCGACTTGCCTGTAGAGGGTGAGATTCCACTCGAACTGGAGGGTCGACTTCTTCGGATCGGGCCGAATCCTACGGGAACGCCAGAGGAAGAGACGCACCACTGGTTTATGGGCTCAGGGATGGCACACGGACTTCGTCTGCGTGGAGGGAAGGCGGAGTGGTATCGCAACCGCTTTGTGGTGGACGACATCACCGCGTCGTCTCTCGGACGGCCTCCCCTGCCCGGCCCACGAAACGGCAGATATAAGAATGTCGTAAACACAAATATCTTGGACATTGCTGGGCGCACCTACGCCACCGTTGAAGCGGGCGGCCTACCGGTCGAACTTACGTACACTCTCGAGAGTTCCGCCCGATCTGATTTCCGCGGTAGTCTCCAGCATGGCTTCGTAGCTCATCCGAAGCTGGATCCCAAGACTGGAGAGCTTCACGCGATCACCTATGAACCCGGGCTTAGCAACCTGAGCTATATTGTCGTGGGTAAGGATGGCCTCAGTCGTTCGGTCGCCGAGATTGCCGTGCCAAACAGCCCAATGGTTCACGATATGGGTTTCACCGCGACCAAGGTGATTGTGTTAGATCTCCCCGTAACCTTCAACAAGGCAGAGGTCGGCCGCAGTTTTCCTTATACATGGAACGCCCAGTCACCAGCACGAGTGGGCTTACTGCCGCGAAGCGGGAATGTTGCCGAGCTGCGCTGGTTCGAGGCTCCCGCATGCTTCGTCTTCCACATCATGAATGCCTTTGATCGAGACAACACGGTCGTCTTGGACGTGGTACGCCACTCCCACACGTTCGATCAGGACCGGCGCGGCCCCAGTGAGGCTGTACCGCGCCTTGCGCGCTGGACGATTGATCTCGCCACGGGTTCTCTGCAGGAGTCAATACTTGAAGAGCATGGTTGTGAGTTCCCTCGCTTTAACGACGCATACGCTGGCCAGGCCTACAAGTACGGTTACACCGCTTCGATGGAGGGACTACGCTTCGGTCCGGCTTACAAACATGACGTGAGCACCGGGCGCACGGAAGTGCATGACTATGGCCCATATTGTGTAACACTTGAGCCGGTTTTCGTCCCAAAGCAAGCTGCATCAGCGGAGGACGACGGCTGGATCATATCTTTCGTTTACGATGCTGCGCGCGACGCATCCGATGTCGTCATCGTGGACGCGCAAGCATTCTCCGAGGCACCCGTCGCTAGGATCCGCTTGCCGGTGCGTGTCCCGTTTGGGTTTCATGGGAATTGGGTTCCTGACCCCGTCTAG